The following are encoded in a window of Haloprofundus salilacus genomic DNA:
- a CDS encoding Gfo/Idh/MocA family protein, with protein sequence MSTADDAAVVRFGIIGGGWLGIDIGGQARDYDGATVGAIADVSKSALADAGDKLNVPETQHYTDYETMLDEADIDVAVVTTPHAFHYEQVAAALDADLHILCEKPLCIDTERARGLVERIEDSDRQVMLGYQHHLRQSFQIARDHVQTANEITAVDAEITQPYLESFDGTWRTNPDISGGAITYDTGNHLIDGLLWTTGLTPVAVSAEMDFVDDDDRVDAAASISVEFENGLVGSIGISGRTARFSESLRVWTDEDSIRFDEDSVEIVDEEGKHRPNLERHEEQNKVEAFLDALESDEEPVATARDSYRTIALTEAAYEAARTGERVPVDIQ encoded by the coding sequence ATGTCAACAGCAGACGATGCTGCAGTTGTACGGTTCGGTATCATCGGCGGTGGCTGGCTCGGGATCGACATTGGCGGGCAAGCCCGTGACTACGACGGCGCAACGGTTGGCGCTATCGCGGACGTATCCAAATCGGCGCTGGCCGATGCCGGTGACAAGCTCAACGTTCCCGAGACGCAGCACTACACCGACTACGAGACGATGCTCGACGAGGCTGACATCGACGTAGCGGTCGTTACGACGCCACATGCGTTTCACTACGAACAGGTCGCGGCCGCACTTGACGCTGACCTTCACATACTCTGTGAGAAGCCGCTGTGTATCGACACCGAACGCGCTCGCGGACTCGTTGAGCGCATCGAGGACAGCGATCGTCAGGTGATGCTGGGTTACCAGCACCACCTCCGCCAATCATTCCAGATCGCCCGCGACCACGTCCAGACAGCAAATGAGATCACCGCGGTCGACGCAGAGATCACCCAACCATACCTCGAGAGCTTCGACGGCACCTGGCGGACCAATCCAGACATTAGCGGCGGCGCGATCACGTACGATACGGGAAACCACCTGATCGACGGCCTCCTGTGGACGACAGGTCTGACGCCCGTCGCCGTCTCTGCCGAGATGGACTTCGTCGACGACGATGACCGCGTCGACGCGGCCGCTTCGATAAGCGTCGAGTTCGAAAACGGCCTTGTCGGATCGATCGGTATCTCAGGGAGGACAGCGCGTTTCAGCGAATCCTTGCGAGTCTGGACCGACGAGGACAGCATCCGGTTCGACGAGGATAGCGTCGAGATCGTCGACGAGGAGGGCAAACACCGACCGAATCTCGAACGCCACGAGGAACAGAATAAGGTTGAGGCGTTCCTCGACGCACTCGAGAGCGACGAAGAACCAGTCGCAACAGCCCGAGACTCCTATCGTACGATCGCCCTGACCGAAGCGGCGTACGAGGCTGCACGGACCGGGGAGCGGGTGCCGGTCGATATCCAGTAG
- a CDS encoding IclR family transcriptional regulator, with protein MSSNTNTVDASKTTIRVAEAIKHLEGAGVTVLANHLDLPKSTIHNHLQTLIECEFIVEDDNEYHLGLRFLDFGMFVNERIEILNAARTEVDRLANETGELVNLMIEEHGWGVYVYQSYGDRAVNTNLHVGKRVHLHQTAQGKAILTHYSDERTDEIIARHGLNAYTENTTTDRDELETEMNRIAEQGYAYDDEEWMKGLRCVAAPILNRNGDPLGAIGISGPTRRLSGDMYEKEFPDLVQSSANVIELNMEYPYRE; from the coding sequence ATGTCTTCAAACACAAATACAGTCGATGCGTCGAAGACGACGATCAGGGTTGCAGAGGCGATCAAACACCTCGAAGGAGCCGGTGTGACAGTTTTGGCAAACCACCTCGACCTCCCGAAGAGCACGATCCACAACCACCTGCAGACATTGATCGAGTGTGAGTTCATCGTCGAGGATGACAACGAGTACCACCTCGGGCTCCGGTTCCTCGACTTCGGGATGTTCGTCAACGAGCGCATCGAGATACTCAACGCGGCCCGCACCGAGGTCGACCGACTGGCCAACGAAACTGGCGAATTGGTGAACCTGATGATCGAAGAGCACGGCTGGGGCGTGTACGTCTACCAGTCCTACGGCGACCGGGCCGTCAACACGAACCTCCACGTCGGAAAGCGCGTTCACCTCCATCAGACTGCCCAAGGCAAGGCGATACTCACACATTACAGCGACGAGCGTACCGACGAGATAATCGCTCGCCACGGGCTCAACGCGTACACCGAGAACACCACGACTGATCGAGACGAACTCGAGACGGAGATGAATAGGATCGCGGAGCAGGGCTATGCCTACGACGACGAAGAGTGGATGAAGGGCTTGCGGTGTGTCGCCGCCCCAATCCTGAACCGGAACGGTGACCCATTAGGTGCGATTGGGATCAGTGGTCCGACCCGACGCCTGTCGGGCGACATGTACGAAAAAGAATTCCCGGATCTCGTCCAGAGTTCGGCGAATGTCATTGAACTCAACATGGAGTACCCGTACCGGGAGTAA
- a CDS encoding Gfo/Idh/MocA family protein, protein MMPTRIIAIGLGGLGYATLDCLGSLEEFEVVAGADIADEPRERFSEEFGAPAYESIETALAKHGDGADAAAITTPHALHTEHVLTCFEYGLHVHVEKPLTVGIEDATRLVDEAEQRDLVLQVGYQRHFHPGFREVKRLIDAGRIGDIRSITAYLSQPWLAATEGWRGNPEMSGGGQLYDSGSHLLDAVLWLTDSKPRTVTAVIDNWGYDVDITSSVSAMLESENGRPVTASIGVSGDGTLFEEGLFIWGTEGHIEYSAGSLTVHEQDGEPHSAEISVKGEGDDFKILMERKLSAFQASVETGADVEVPGEQGLQVIALTEAAYEAARNERHVDAQRLVEDARKQRIVSD, encoded by the coding sequence ATGATGCCGACACGAATTATTGCAATCGGACTGGGTGGTCTCGGGTACGCGACGCTCGATTGTCTCGGCTCCCTGGAGGAGTTCGAGGTTGTCGCCGGCGCAGACATCGCAGACGAGCCGCGTGAACGATTCAGTGAGGAGTTCGGCGCCCCTGCCTACGAATCGATCGAGACAGCGTTAGCCAAACACGGTGACGGCGCCGACGCAGCGGCGATCACCACACCACACGCGCTTCACACAGAGCACGTACTGACCTGTTTCGAGTACGGTCTGCACGTCCACGTCGAGAAGCCGCTGACCGTCGGCATCGAGGACGCAACGCGACTCGTTGACGAAGCGGAACAGCGCGATCTCGTCCTGCAGGTTGGATACCAGCGTCACTTCCACCCCGGCTTCCGCGAGGTCAAGCGACTGATCGACGCCGGCCGGATCGGCGACATCCGCTCGATCACTGCCTACCTCTCGCAGCCGTGGCTGGCGGCGACCGAAGGGTGGCGCGGTAATCCCGAGATGTCTGGTGGTGGCCAACTCTACGACTCCGGTTCGCACCTGCTCGACGCCGTCCTCTGGCTGACCGACAGCAAGCCCCGAACGGTAACAGCTGTCATCGACAATTGGGGATACGACGTCGACATTACCTCCAGTGTCTCCGCGATGCTCGAATCCGAAAACGGCCGCCCCGTCACCGCATCAATCGGTGTCTCTGGCGACGGAACGCTGTTCGAGGAAGGACTTTTCATCTGGGGAACAGAAGGTCACATTGAGTACAGCGCTGGTTCGCTCACGGTCCACGAACAGGACGGCGAACCACACTCGGCCGAGATCTCTGTCAAGGGGGAAGGCGACGACTTCAAGATCCTGATGGAGCGCAAGCTCTCGGCCTTTCAGGCATCTGTCGAAACGGGTGCAGATGTGGAAGTCCCCGGTGAGCAGGGACTTCAGGTCATTGCGTTGACTGAGGCAGCCTACGAAGCGGCCCGAAACGAACGGCACGTTGACGCACAACGCCTTGTCGAAGATGCACGCAAACAGCGCATCGTAAGCGACTAA
- a CDS encoding ThuA domain-containing protein: MSEDSVNALVWSEGTEPEDIYPDGIRTAIAAALDNAGIQTKTRSIEDDQQGVSEADLEWADVILWWGHLQHDDVTDETVDRIEDAVREDGVGFISLHSSHYARPFKRLVGASGDLGEYRFDDDESEFIEVAAPDHPIADGVDDFTIPEAEMFGDPFDVPEPETVVFRSTYSNGPEKMRSGITFQFDEGRGFYLRPGHEEFEIYYDDAIQRILVNATKWAAQ; the protein is encoded by the coding sequence ATGTCCGAAGACAGTGTCAATGCACTCGTTTGGTCAGAAGGCACAGAACCCGAAGACATCTACCCCGACGGCATCCGCACCGCCATCGCCGCCGCCCTCGACAACGCAGGAATCCAGACGAAGACCCGTTCAATCGAGGATGACCAGCAGGGTGTAAGCGAGGCCGACCTCGAGTGGGCGGATGTGATCCTCTGGTGGGGACACCTACAGCACGACGACGTGACTGACGAGACGGTCGACCGGATCGAGGACGCGGTCCGAGAGGACGGTGTCGGCTTCATCTCCCTGCATTCCTCGCATTACGCGCGTCCGTTCAAGCGCCTGGTCGGCGCGTCGGGCGACCTCGGCGAGTATCGCTTCGATGACGACGAATCCGAGTTCATCGAAGTGGCTGCCCCCGACCATCCGATTGCAGATGGTGTCGACGACTTCACGATTCCCGAGGCGGAGATGTTCGGTGACCCCTTCGATGTTCCTGAACCAGAGACAGTCGTGTTTCGCAGCACGTACTCCAATGGACCGGAGAAGATGCGTTCGGGTATCACTTTCCAGTTCGACGAGGGACGAGGCTTCTACCTGCGCCCGGGCCACGAGGAGTTCGAGATCTACTACGACGACGCTATCCAGCGGATTTTGGTCAACGCGACCAAGTGGGCTGCCCAGTAA
- a CDS encoding ThuA domain-containing protein — translation MGRRVTVWNEFRHERENDAVAEVYPDGIHAVIADALEDAGHNVETATLDDGPQHGLSEEVLEATDVLTWWGHAAHDEVNEEVVERVQEHVLDGMGLLVLHSAHMSKIFRKLMGTGCGLKWREAAETERLWVTDPSHPITDGLPESFEVPEAEMYGEHFDIPAPETLVFNSWFEGGEVFRSGCCYSRGEGRVFYFRPGHETYPVYHQEEIQQVLANAVEWAAPNEDGPEIYRGNHEPIEDIDIDDDRTVH, via the coding sequence ATGGGACGACGAGTCACCGTCTGGAACGAGTTCCGACATGAGCGAGAGAATGATGCAGTCGCCGAAGTCTATCCTGATGGCATCCATGCCGTCATCGCCGATGCCCTCGAAGACGCCGGTCACAACGTCGAGACGGCTACGCTCGACGATGGGCCCCAGCACGGGCTCTCAGAGGAAGTCCTCGAAGCGACGGACGTGCTGACGTGGTGGGGTCACGCCGCCCACGACGAGGTGAACGAAGAGGTCGTTGAGCGGGTACAGGAACACGTGCTCGATGGGATGGGGCTGCTCGTGCTCCACTCCGCCCACATGTCGAAGATCTTCCGAAAACTGATGGGCACGGGTTGTGGGCTCAAGTGGCGCGAGGCAGCGGAGACCGAGCGACTGTGGGTGACCGATCCGTCGCATCCGATCACTGACGGACTCCCCGAGTCCTTCGAAGTCCCCGAGGCGGAGATGTACGGCGAGCACTTCGATATCCCTGCTCCGGAGACGCTCGTTTTCAACTCCTGGTTTGAAGGTGGAGAGGTGTTCCGCTCCGGCTGTTGCTACAGCCGTGGTGAAGGACGGGTCTTCTACTTCCGCCCAGGCCACGAGACGTACCCGGTCTACCACCAAGAAGAGATCCAGCAAGTACTCGCCAACGCTGTCGAGTGGGCCGCACCGAACGAAGACGGCCCAGAAATCTACCGCGGCAATCACGAACCCATCGAGGACATCGACATCGACGACGACCGAACAGTCCACTGA
- a CDS encoding universal stress protein — MDRALVVLNGEDSDEAMLGEAAQYAAGADAELLTLMLITEEEWENDQGILNTIANEEHTSYENQTSKGYAETRADNIAKKALTGRSVSFEPLGAVIEDGERADGILEIAEEHNCDHVFLHGRRRSPAGKAIFGDTAQAVILNFDGYVTVSTIS, encoded by the coding sequence ATGGATCGTGCACTTGTAGTGCTCAACGGTGAGGACAGTGACGAAGCAATGCTTGGCGAGGCGGCCCAGTACGCTGCTGGCGCGGACGCCGAACTACTGACACTAATGCTGATCACAGAGGAAGAATGGGAGAACGACCAGGGTATACTCAATACGATCGCTAACGAGGAACATACCTCATACGAAAACCAGACGTCCAAAGGGTACGCCGAAACGCGAGCGGACAACATCGCCAAGAAGGCCCTGACCGGCCGAAGTGTCTCGTTCGAGCCACTCGGTGCGGTCATCGAGGACGGCGAGCGAGCGGACGGAATCCTCGAGATCGCTGAAGAACACAACTGCGATCACGTCTTCCTCCACGGTCGTCGCCGATCGCCTGCGGGCAAAGCTATCTTCGGAGACACGGCGCAGGCGGTCATCCTGAACTTCGACGGCTACGTGACCGTCAGCACTATCAGTTAA
- a CDS encoding alpha-glucosidase/alpha-galactosidase translates to MPKISFIGAGSIVFARNLMGDILSFPELQGSTISLMDIDQDRLDRTAAAADAMLEHNDVKATIETTTDRIEALDGADYVLNTIHVGGREPFENEIEIPRSYGVNQAVGDTLGPGGIFRFLRTYPTMLDIVRDMEDHCPGALLLNYTNPMAMLCWAIDEATEIDVIGLCHSVQHTAEAIAKYVDVPADELEYWVAGINHMAWFLEAEHDGESVYPDLYEVLDDEETYKCDNVRFEIMRHFDAFVTESSNHMSEYVPYFRTEEETIEAFTVEDDFEDYFVEWMPTGQYFKHWCSYQADAAEMSSDDIDPEIERSEEYGSRIIHSIETGERRRMNINVRNTDGLITNLANDACVEVPCLVDGRGVRPCSVGKLPPQLAALDRSNVDVQRLAVEAAIEGNQAKLRQAVKLDPLSGAACTLSEIDAMVDDLLKANAEYLPDAIVEGDASHSAQAPSATNSTNDD, encoded by the coding sequence ATGCCCAAGATCTCTTTTATCGGAGCTGGGAGTATCGTCTTCGCGCGAAACCTGATGGGCGATATCCTCTCGTTCCCTGAATTGCAGGGTTCGACAATCTCGCTGATGGACATCGATCAGGACCGCCTCGACCGGACAGCCGCGGCAGCCGACGCGATGCTCGAACATAACGACGTGAAGGCCACCATCGAGACGACCACCGATCGCATTGAGGCCCTCGACGGCGCCGACTATGTGCTGAATACAATCCACGTTGGCGGTCGCGAGCCTTTTGAGAACGAAATCGAGATCCCACGCTCTTATGGCGTCAATCAGGCCGTCGGGGATACGCTCGGCCCAGGCGGCATCTTCCGATTCCTGCGAACCTACCCGACAATGCTCGACATCGTCCGGGACATGGAGGACCACTGTCCCGGCGCACTCTTGCTGAACTACACGAACCCGATGGCGATGTTGTGCTGGGCGATCGACGAGGCCACCGAAATCGACGTGATCGGGCTTTGTCACAGCGTACAGCACACTGCTGAGGCCATCGCGAAGTACGTCGACGTGCCCGCCGACGAATTGGAGTACTGGGTCGCCGGCATCAACCATATGGCGTGGTTCCTCGAAGCCGAACATGACGGCGAGAGCGTTTATCCCGACCTCTACGAGGTCCTTGACGACGAGGAGACCTACAAATGCGACAACGTTCGTTTCGAGATCATGCGTCACTTCGACGCCTTTGTCACGGAGTCGAGCAACCACATGTCCGAGTACGTCCCGTACTTCCGGACCGAAGAGGAGACCATCGAGGCGTTCACGGTTGAGGATGATTTTGAGGACTACTTCGTCGAGTGGATGCCCACCGGCCAATACTTCAAGCACTGGTGTTCGTATCAGGCCGACGCCGCCGAGATGAGTTCCGACGACATTGACCCCGAGATCGAGCGCTCCGAGGAGTACGGCTCGCGGATCATCCACTCGATTGAAACCGGCGAGCGCCGTCGGATGAACATCAACGTTCGCAACACGGACGGCCTGATCACGAACCTCGCAAACGACGCCTGCGTCGAGGTTCCCTGTCTCGTTGACGGCCGCGGCGTACGGCCCTGCTCGGTCGGGAAGCTCCCACCACAGTTGGCCGCGCTCGACCGCTCGAACGTCGATGTCCAGCGCCTCGCCGTTGAGGCGGCTATTGAGGGGAATCAGGCCAAGCTTCGGCAGGCCGTCAAGCTCGATCCGCTGAGCGGGGCCGCCTGCACACTCTCGGAGATCGACGCGATGGTCGACGACCTTCTCAAAGCCAATGCTGAGTACCTCCCCGATGCGATCGTCGAGGGAGACGCTTCGCACTCCGCACAAGCGCCGTCGGCAACGAATTCGACCAACGACGACTGA
- a CDS encoding ABC transporter ATP-binding protein, protein MSKAVVTRPLWRILRTFGKEHRPWLGAGLTTGLVQRLVSLLPPFILGIAIDAVLYQTIPFDVPVIPNAWVPATRLEQLYFAIALIAGSFVISSTLSTVRMLSMDYYSHRLMHEVRTATYDTLQDLDPVFFENHERGDLLSVLNNDISNFEIFFDDALTQTVRILTVVIGVTLILLYENAQLAAVTLVSVPLLLVATMVYMRLIEPVFDAIRDSVGKLNTRLENNLGGMTLIKTKVTEGYESDRVDAASWQYFSTNWDRIKLGTVYHPGSSLITDLSFVVTLLVGGYWIVVGPPLFFTGGLTVGTLVTFLFLSQRFTGPLKQITTIIERYENARASGKRVFALLDMEPSITDDPEATTLSAVDGHVEYDHVTFSYEGRGTNDGSAESDEASAPVIYDISFEAEPGESVALVGPTGAGKSTAMKLLPRLYDADGGTIRLDGRDVQTVRLRDLREHIGYVDQEDFLFSGTIAENIRYGSFDAGREDVIEAAKAAQIHQFVTNLTDGYETPVGEEGVKLSGGQRQRLSIARAVLQDPDLLIFDEATSDVDIETEMLIQRGLEEITANRTTFYIAHRLSTIKAADTILVLEDGEIVERGSHKELLAADGLYANLWRVQAGNVDDLPESFLRTISE, encoded by the coding sequence ATGAGCAAAGCGGTAGTCACCAGACCACTGTGGCGTATCCTCCGCACATTTGGAAAGGAACATCGGCCCTGGCTGGGTGCCGGCCTGACGACCGGTCTGGTCCAGCGGCTCGTCTCCTTGCTCCCGCCGTTCATCCTCGGTATCGCAATCGACGCAGTGCTGTACCAGACGATCCCGTTCGACGTGCCGGTAATCCCGAACGCGTGGGTCCCGGCGACACGGCTCGAGCAGTTGTACTTCGCTATCGCACTCATCGCAGGCAGTTTCGTCATCAGCAGCACCCTCTCGACCGTGCGAATGCTGTCGATGGACTACTACAGCCACCGGCTGATGCACGAGGTCCGAACCGCGACCTATGACACGCTCCAGGACCTTGACCCGGTCTTCTTCGAGAATCATGAGCGGGGAGACTTGCTCTCGGTACTCAACAACGATATATCCAATTTCGAAATATTCTTCGACGATGCACTCACGCAGACCGTCCGCATCTTGACGGTTGTGATCGGCGTGACACTCATCTTGCTGTACGAGAACGCACAGTTGGCGGCGGTAACGCTCGTGTCGGTGCCGCTGCTGTTAGTCGCCACAATGGTGTACATGCGCCTGATCGAACCGGTCTTCGACGCGATCCGCGATAGTGTTGGGAAGCTGAACACACGGCTGGAGAACAATCTCGGGGGGATGACGCTAATCAAGACGAAGGTGACGGAGGGCTACGAATCCGACCGCGTTGACGCCGCCTCCTGGCAGTACTTCTCGACCAACTGGGACCGAATCAAACTCGGAACTGTCTACCATCCCGGGAGCAGCCTCATCACCGACCTCTCCTTCGTGGTCACGCTGCTGGTTGGCGGGTACTGGATCGTCGTCGGACCGCCGCTCTTTTTCACCGGTGGACTCACCGTTGGGACGCTCGTGACCTTCCTGTTCCTGAGCCAGCGTTTCACTGGCCCACTCAAGCAGATCACGACGATCATCGAGCGCTATGAGAACGCCCGCGCCTCGGGTAAGCGCGTTTTCGCCCTGTTGGACATGGAGCCCTCGATCACCGACGATCCCGAGGCGACGACCCTCTCTGCTGTCGATGGCCACGTTGAGTATGACCACGTCACTTTCAGCTACGAGGGCCGCGGTACGAACGACGGTTCGGCGGAGAGCGACGAAGCGTCCGCGCCGGTCATCTACGACATCTCGTTCGAGGCTGAACCCGGCGAGAGCGTCGCGCTCGTGGGACCGACCGGGGCTGGCAAGTCGACGGCGATGAAGCTCCTTCCGCGCTTGTACGACGCCGACGGTGGGACGATCCGGCTTGACGGCCGTGACGTGCAGACAGTCCGTCTCCGAGACCTCCGTGAACACATTGGCTACGTCGATCAGGAGGATTTCCTCTTCTCGGGGACGATCGCCGAGAACATCCGTTACGGATCCTTCGACGCGGGCCGCGAAGACGTGATCGAGGCCGCCAAGGCGGCGCAGATTCACCAGTTCGTCACCAACCTCACCGACGGCTACGAGACGCCGGTCGGCGAGGAGGGGGTCAAGCTCTCGGGCGGCCAGCGCCAGCGACTCAGCATCGCCCGCGCGGTGTTGCAGGACCCCGACCTTCTCATCTTCGACGAGGCGACCAGCGACGTGGACATCGAGACGGAGATGCTCATCCAGCGCGGCCTTGAGGAGATCACCGCCAACCGGACCACTTTCTACATCGCCCATCGCCTCTCGACGATAAAGGCTGCCGACACAATCCTCGTACTGGAAGACGGTGAGATCGTCGAGCGCGGCAGCCACAAGGAACTGCTCGCAGCCGACGGGCTGTACGCGAATCTCTGGCGCGTGCAGGCTGGCAACGTCGACGACTTGCCCGAGTCGTTCCTCCGGACAATCTCCGAGTGA
- a CDS encoding glycoside hydrolase family 2 protein — MVYRCEIDVPEEWLDGHLLLHFGAVDYEAEVWVNNESVGTHRGGYTPFSLDISDAVTPGSNVVTVCAEDDTRSSVQPSGKQSQQYDSHGPLYTRVTGIWQTVWLEPVPETYVQNLQFEPDPENDAVHAEVKLAGALLDGEVRAEVTYGDRSVGVTTVQTDGRFAVFTLELAETHWWSPKEPNLYDIELAVLNDGATVDAVQSYFGLRSVRLGEHCVYLNGEPRFQRLVLDQGYYPDGLYTAPTDEALIEDIEISKEMGFDGARLHEKVFEPRYLYHADHLGYLVWNEGPNWGLTHSNPAVLGPFLQEWLEVVERDYNHPSLVGWTPLNETAPDTHEDFVRTLYRTTKALDPTRPVIDTSGWYHVETDLVDAHDYEQNPEAFRETYGETDGPVEPSAHDKTTWETLSYVSEYGGIWWNPDVEDGWGYGDRPADEAEFFERYRGLTNTLLDNEDMWALCYTQLYDIEQETNGLYTYDREPKFDPERIREINEQPAAFERQ; from the coding sequence GTGGTGTACCGCTGTGAGATCGATGTGCCCGAGGAATGGCTCGACGGCCACCTCCTGTTGCACTTCGGTGCGGTTGACTACGAGGCAGAGGTATGGGTAAACAACGAGTCAGTCGGCACCCATCGGGGCGGATACACGCCGTTCAGCCTGGACATCAGTGACGCTGTGACGCCGGGGTCAAATGTCGTTACGGTCTGTGCCGAAGACGACACGCGCTCGTCCGTCCAGCCCAGTGGCAAGCAGAGCCAGCAGTACGACTCACACGGGCCATTGTACACCCGCGTCACCGGCATCTGGCAGACGGTCTGGCTCGAACCGGTACCCGAGACCTACGTCCAGAACCTCCAGTTCGAACCGGACCCCGAGAACGACGCTGTACATGCCGAAGTGAAACTTGCCGGCGCACTGCTTGACGGCGAAGTCCGTGCCGAAGTCACGTACGGTGATCGGTCGGTCGGTGTGACCACTGTCCAGACAGACGGTCGCTTCGCTGTGTTTACGCTCGAACTGGCCGAGACACACTGGTGGTCGCCTAAGGAGCCGAACCTGTACGACATCGAACTCGCGGTGCTCAACGACGGTGCGACGGTTGACGCAGTCCAGAGCTACTTCGGACTGCGCTCGGTGAGGCTCGGCGAACACTGTGTCTACCTCAACGGCGAACCGCGCTTCCAGCGCCTTGTCCTCGATCAGGGGTACTACCCCGATGGCCTCTACACCGCGCCCACCGACGAGGCGCTAATCGAGGATATCGAGATCAGCAAGGAGATGGGGTTCGACGGCGCGCGCCTCCACGAGAAGGTGTTCGAACCGCGCTACCTCTATCACGCCGACCATCTCGGCTATCTCGTCTGGAACGAGGGACCGAACTGGGGGCTGACTCACAGCAATCCCGCGGTGCTTGGCCCCTTCCTGCAGGAGTGGCTCGAAGTTGTCGAACGCGACTACAATCACCCGTCGTTAGTGGGATGGACGCCGCTCAACGAGACCGCACCTGACACTCACGAGGACTTCGTGCGAACGCTGTACCGCACGACGAAGGCCCTTGATCCCACCCGGCCCGTCATCGACACAAGCGGCTGGTATCACGTCGAAACTGACCTCGTCGACGCACACGACTACGAGCAGAACCCCGAGGCGTTCCGTGAGACCTACGGCGAGACTGATGGGCCGGTCGAGCCCAGCGCTCACGACAAGACAACCTGGGAGACCCTGAGCTACGTTAGCGAGTACGGCGGCATCTGGTGGAACCCCGACGTCGAGGACGGCTGGGGCTACGGCGACCGCCCGGCGGACGAGGCCGAGTTCTTCGAGCGCTACCGCGGGCTCACCAACACGCTGCTGGACAACGAGGACATGTGGGCGCTGTGCTACACACAATTGTACGACATCGAGCAGGAGACGAACGGCCTGTACACGTACGACCGCGAGCCGAAGTTCGACCCTGAGCGGATCCGAGAGATCAATGAGCAGCCCGCTGCGTTCGAGCGGCAGTGA